Proteins encoded together in one Centropristis striata isolate RG_2023a ecotype Rhode Island chromosome 6, C.striata_1.0, whole genome shotgun sequence window:
- the LOC131973682 gene encoding DNA polymerase III subunit epsilon-like: MSVIKTLVFFDLETTGLDTAVCDIIQLSAVSGSRVFNAYIVPRRRIDREASEVTGFTASNNRLLLNGSPLATVPLDDAVTSFLDFLRSFHTPVLLVAHNARGFDAPVISRVIRELSLLQEFRQVVTGFVDTIPLSKNLFPNLGRYSQKYLVDHFLARSYDAHNAVEDASMLQELFNSWSPEESNISRATLTSNLF; this comes from the exons ATGTCTGTAATCAAAACGCTTGTTTTCTTCGACCTGGAGACCACTGGATTAG ACACTGCggtgtgtgacatcatccagCTGTCGGCGGTGTCTGGGTCGAGGGTCTTTAACGCCTACATTGTCCCCCGCCGGCGGATCGATAGGGAAGCCTCAGAGGTAACAGGCTTCACCGCCAGTAACAACCGCCTGCTGCTCAACGGGAGTCCCTTGGCCACCGTCCCGCTCGATGACGCCGTCACCTCCTTCCTGGACTTCCTGCGCTCCTTCCACACCCCGGTGCTGCTGGTTGCCCACAATGCCCGCGGGTTCGACGCCCCGGTGATCTCCAGAGTGATTCGGGAGCTCTCGCTGCTGCAGGAGTTCCGCCAGGTGGTGACCGGGTTTGTGGACACCATCCCGCTGAGCAAGAACCTCTTCCCTAACCTGGGCAGGTACTCCCAGAAGTATCTGGTCGACCACTTCCTGGCAAGGAGCTACGACGCCCATAACGCCGTGGAGGACGCCTCCATGCTGCAGGAGCTCTTCAACTCCTGGAGTCCAGAAGAAAGCAACATCTCAAGAGCGACCTTAACATCCAATCTATTTTAA
- the LOC131973704 gene encoding DNA polymerase III PolC-type-like, with protein sequence MSVIKPLVFFDLETTGLDTAVCDIIQLSAVSGSKDFNKYILPRRQIDKRASGVTGLTFIDNQLLLNGSPMDTVPLDEAVTTFLDFLRSFHTPVLLVAHNAHRFDAPLISRVIRELSLLEEFRQVVTGFVDTFVLSKNLFPNLGRYSQEHLVKHFLATSYDAHNAVKDTSMLQELFNSWSPDESNISTATLTPDQF encoded by the coding sequence acACTGCggtgtgtgacatcatccagCTGTCGGCGGTGTCTGGGTCAAAGGACTTTAACAAGTACATCCTCCCCCGCCGGCAGATCGATAAGCGAGCCTCAGGTGTAACAGGCTTGACCTTCATTGACAACCAACTGCTGCTCAACGGGAGTCCCATGGACACCGTCCCGCTCGATGAGGCCGTCACCACCTTCCTGGACTTCCTGCGCTCCTTCCACACCCCGGTGCTGCTGGTTGCCCACAACGCCCACAGGTTCGATGCCCCGTTGATCTCCAGAGTGATTCGGGAGCTCTCGCTGCTGGAGGAGTTCCGCCAGGTGGTGACCGGGTTTGTGGACACCTTCGTGCTGAGCAAGAACCTCTTCCCTAACCTGGGCAGGTACTCCCAGGAGCATCTGGTCAAGCACTTCCTGGCAACGAGCTACGACGCCCATAACGCCGTGAAGGACACCTCCATGCTGCAGGAGCTCTTCAACTCCTGGAGTCCAGATGAAAGCAACATCTCAACAGCAACCTTAACACCCGATCAATTTTAA